A genomic segment from Acetomicrobium sp. S15 = DSM 107314 encodes:
- a CDS encoding LysM peptidoglycan-binding domain-containing M23 family metallopeptidase: MLENRPTENNWDSSGRSHFFIFIALLSIVAVFFYVAAGRRANSYFGSLGEFASGSSWTAALVVRESISPLSSVGVGPLDEYGGLDVNDPPPLEPEQNEEADPRMGSENEPQENEIELKEELPQWFEHTVQKGETLSTISSQYSISIEEIARANELKDPHRLNEGQLLLIPTSSQNVFSVLEEVRRRREERENRLKEAEPVRTEEYIIKEGDSLWSVANTYNLDINTIFGCNELKNPHLLKPGMKLRIPNQDGIFYKVKKGDTLEGIAKRFGIYQETILSANAMSDSSSLVVGMEIFLPRAKPPVSLDKGGPSGSVRSFRWPVSGRINSGFGWRRDPLSGRRNLHTGIDIKAPIGRTVRAAASGRVVHAGWMGGYGRTVVIDHGNGYTTLYAHCSALLVKRGQRVSSGDAVGRVGSSGRTTGPHLHFEIRSNGSSVNPLKLLR; this comes from the coding sequence TTGCTGGAGAACCGCCCAACCGAAAATAATTGGGATTCGTCAGGTCGTTCGCATTTTTTTATCTTTATTGCGCTTCTTTCTATAGTTGCCGTCTTTTTTTATGTAGCCGCCGGAAGGCGAGCAAACAGTTACTTTGGGTCACTTGGGGAATTTGCCTCTGGCAGTTCGTGGACGGCTGCGTTGGTGGTTAGGGAATCCATATCGCCTCTTTCAAGTGTTGGGGTGGGCCCTTTGGATGAATATGGCGGTTTGGACGTGAACGATCCCCCTCCGTTGGAGCCTGAGCAAAACGAAGAAGCGGATCCAAGGATGGGTAGCGAAAACGAGCCCCAAGAAAACGAAATAGAGCTCAAAGAAGAGCTTCCCCAGTGGTTTGAACACACAGTGCAGAAGGGTGAGACACTTTCGACAATTTCTTCTCAATACAGCATTTCTATCGAAGAGATAGCGCGAGCCAATGAGCTCAAAGATCCACACCGTTTGAATGAAGGTCAACTCTTGCTTATACCCACCTCATCTCAGAATGTTTTTTCGGTTTTAGAGGAGGTGAGGCGCCGCAGAGAGGAAAGAGAGAACAGGCTGAAGGAAGCTGAGCCAGTCAGGACGGAAGAATATATTATTAAAGAAGGCGATTCGCTTTGGTCTGTAGCCAATACCTACAATCTTGATATAAACACGATATTTGGGTGTAACGAGCTAAAAAACCCGCACCTTTTAAAACCGGGCATGAAGTTACGCATCCCGAATCAGGACGGCATCTTCTACAAAGTGAAGAAAGGTGATACGCTGGAAGGCATAGCCAAGCGCTTCGGCATATATCAAGAGACTATTCTCTCGGCAAATGCCATGTCAGATAGTTCATCCTTAGTGGTCGGGATGGAGATATTTCTTCCCAGAGCCAAACCGCCCGTCAGTTTAGACAAAGGCGGGCCTTCGGGCAGCGTTAGGTCTTTTCGTTGGCCGGTGAGTGGGCGCATAAACAGCGGTTTTGGTTGGCGACGCGATCCTCTTTCCGGCAGGCGCAATCTTCATACAGGCATAGACATAAAGGCTCCTATCGGCCGCACGGTTAGGGCAGCTGCCTCGGGAAGGGTCGTTCACGCCGGGTGGATGGGAGGATATGGCAGGACTGTAGTTATAGACCACGGGAATGGCTATACAACTCTTTATGCACATTGCAGCGCCCTATTAGTGAAGAGGGGACAGCGAGTTTCATCTGGAGACGCTGTGGGTCGAGTTGGCTCCAGCGGGCGTACCACGGGGCCTCATCTTCACTTTGAGATTCGGTCAAACGGTTCTTCGGTGAACCCCTTGAAGTTGCTTCGCTGA